Proteins from a single region of Dictyostelium discoideum AX4 chromosome 5 chromosome, whole genome shotgun sequence:
- a CDS encoding hypothetical protein (Q9VYS3 Regulator of nonsense transcripts 1 homolog) — protein sequence MSQRNNIFELVFKEIDINDQIQVIDSFKNQFKGNEIELNLMKDFVKKSKSRRDGLLGKLLHSLKAMLKNQSNESIKSSIFYNQYLVLRMVIEFNFFCQRKYLKEHCKAYGLNFSKCSAILESVQSRFGIKKIFTRNLSEFSKPIEIIDGASIYFEIPNFSLPFDGGNIIMTIKNLFEEVRLLKETSLATGILKQVPDVIKITQTQSQPQTQTQKPTSNSNSNSNSNTLNNNNNYNNNNDNDNDDDDDDDDDDDDDDENNDEITIFNNIYKEFNENKTESRKNIGDDYPIKLFEAFRKEQPTEEGYHSNDFKKNILNMAYYLKEYIPDFYLNYQIPKHQKAITHDLIILFNKIKCKRVSKKEKSFNRLEMFLSNKFKDSSIQLYGSFLTGLSLEGSDLDVNFKINQNENQVTHLEVVSKYLESTKLYTIIEKRLSATVPIIRFVEKSSKYHFDMSCNSSKAYFNSLLLKEYCSIDNRYIILSLLVKWWASCKNLNDASKHTFSSFCLVNMVIHFLQSISTPILPNLQTKSPQLLNSYSTNPILKRIDSFEFYEFKSFDKFDSSKNKLKIDQLFYLFFNYYSIFNYKENIISISHSSGGGTLCKNGPLLKRSSLVNEDLLKSTMIVLDPFVTDRNIASSIQNSFFRIIVEFIHMENSIRLKKFKDINELFKDISLPKLVPLLPTPSLNTTTTTNQVVPTLTTTPAAVPTSIPATIALPKLDMITTPKQTLSNPIASTIDIEKSLKNSLLMKIFEDPKSVLFILNELNKLLKNENNNQNKLNKLKRIIEEDTKSFEQQINNCNRTLNQLIPSENLSRKSSVNLIYQKTLTLMALIEFNHHYQNIELRNLTKGNRTTFNDLKSELAKNKIKFDPRCLEKSKVTMIQDFQSKISPIIKIPNFQLNESERLETVLELLFIEIHQLFKNETISVHSIGTKKSNNNDNNNNNTKIKADYIYSYVDVISISPDETLNLILSCEPSKIPLLKPNGIGELSDNYTGEKEYQIVNKPLIFDDFRAQVENGINALNGINSAKDGTFEGFDKIKMNEAIEVVQISRQTKFITVELIIHGNRNKLEEISVGDILLFKVIGLDGTKFTFGIVRKTSNLMQGSLHQQSIVCDLLYSNPTHFFTKSLNSSTQSSIHYNKISNSVTFIRSIQEFKASPFIKNLIFNPGCNNNLNQKMMKFPPTLETICKEKLNESQLNAIKSSLVESGITLIQGPPGTGKTTTINYLLSVLLAIDKKFKILVCGPSHASVDEVAKRCLKNLLNSDGQIFKPNMVRTGRKEKISPECQKISLKNKNSSRRINLIKSASIVFSTLAGSGSKAIFENFSPDIVLIDESTQSSEPTSIIPLSLGSVKKLILVGDPVQLPPTIFSKQGADCGLKISLFERLAKSIDVQFLNTQYRMHPVTSKFISEEFYNGTLKDGENVSIDSYNNCKFHFDPSFGPMKFFDLPKSNQKVIKKSIMNQDEIDKVFTLIKELIEKYPECKKLSFGIITPYKLQMNQIKEQLNRSEHHNLNISVSTIDGVQGSEKDIIIMSCVRSIEKFGIGFLSDRRRINVALTRAKLGLYVIGTYKVLAKDNTWEKFLIHTTIDFDHIYKSNQINNNSNQSIQNSDQDNNKDNHDDNNDDSDEQSEDEFFVVPKGGNDEEDDFYDEEMDNNDDDEMDNNDDDEMGNNNQKK from the exons atgt cGCAAAGgaataatatttttgaattggttttCAAAGAAATCGATATTAATGATCAAATTCAAGTAATagatagttttaaaaatcaatttaaaggCAATgaaatagaattaaatttaatgaaagattttgttaaaaaatctaaaagtAGAAGAGATGGTTTATTAGGTAAATTATTACATAGTTTGAAGGCaatgttaaaaaatcaatccaatgaatcaattaaatcaagtaTTTTTTACAATCAATATCTTGTTCTAAGAATGgtcattgaatttaattttttttgtcaaagaaaatatttaaaagagCATTGCAAAGCTTATggattaaatttttcaaaatgttCAGCAATATTGGAAAGTGTTCAGTCAAGATTTGGAATTaagaaaatatttacaaGAAATCTTAGTGAATTttcaaaaccaattgaaatcaTTGATGGTGCatctatttattttgaaatccCTAATTTTTCTCTTCCTTTCGATGGTGGAAATATAATCATGACCATTAAAAATCTATTTGAAGAGGTtagattattaaaagaaacttCATTGGCTACTGGCATTTTAAAACAGGTTCCAGATGTTATAAAAATCACACAAACGCAATCTCAACCTCAAACTCAAACTCAAAAACCAACCTCAAACTCAAACTCAAACTCAAACTCaaatactttaaataataataataattataataataataatgataatgataatgatgatgatgatgatgatgatgatgatgatgatgatgatgatgaaaataatgatgaaattacaattttcaaCAACATTTAcaaagaatttaatgaaaataaaactgAGAGTAGAAAAAATATTGGTGATGATTACCCAATAAAACTATTTGAGGCCTTTAGAAAAGAACAACCTACTGAAGAAGGATATCAtagtaatgattttaaaaaaaatatattaaatatggCATATTATTTAAAGGAATATATAccagatttttatttaaattatcaaattccaAAACATCAAAAAGCTATAACCCATGATCTTATTATCCTattcaacaaaattaaatgtaaaaGAGTTAgtaaaaaggaaaaaagtTTCAATAGATTGGAAAtgtttttatcaaataaatttaaggATTCATCTATTCAACTCTATGGTTCATTTTTAACTGGATTATCATTAGAGGGTAGTGATTTAGAtgttaatttcaaaatcaatcaaaatgaaaatcaagtAACTCATTTAGAGGTGGTTTCCAAATATTTAGAGTCAACAAAGTTATACACAATCATTGAAAAGAGATTAAGTGCAACTGTACCAATAATTAGGTTTGTAGAGAAATCATCAAAGTATCATTTCGATATGAGCTGCAATTCATCAAAGGcttattttaattcattattattgaaagAATATTGTTCCATAGATAATAGATATATCATTCTATCATTATTGGTTAAATGGTGGGCAAGCTGTAAAAATTTGAATGACGCATCAAAACATACATTTAGTTCCTTCTGTTTGGTTAATATGGTAATTCACTTCCTTCAATCGATTAGTACACCAATTCTACCAAATTTACAAACTAAATCACCTCAACTATTAAATAGCTATTCAACaaatccaattttaaaacgaattgattcttttgaattttatgaatttaaaagttttgatAAGTTTGATtcaagtaaaaataaattaaaaattgatcaaCTTTTCTACCTATTCTTTAACTACTATTCAATTTTCAACTATAAGGAGAATATTATTTCAATCAGTCATTCAAGTGGCGGTGGTACACTATGTAAAAATGGCCCATTACTTAAAAGATCATCCCTTGTTAATGAAGATTTGCTAAAAAGTACTATGATCGTATTGGATCCTTTTGTAACAGATAGAAATATTGCTTCTTCAATCCAAAATTCTTTCTTTAGAATTATTGTTGAATTTATTCATATGGAAAACTCAATaagattaaaaaagtttaaagatattaatgaattattcaAAGATATATCACTTCCAAAATTGGTCCCATTGTTACCAACTCCAAGTTTAAatacaactactactacaaacCAAGTTGTACCAACattaacaacaacaccagCGGCTGTCCCAACTTCAATACCAGCTACAATTGCTTTACCAAAACTAGATATGATAACAACTCCAAAACAAACATTATCAAATCCAATAGCTAGTAcaattgatattgaaaaaagtttaaaaaatagtttattaatgaaaatatttgaagATCCTAAGAGTGTTCTTTTTATTCTCAAtgaattgaataaattattaaagaatgaaaacaataaccaaaacaaattaaacaaattaaaaaggaTCATTGAAGAAGATACAAAATCATTTGAACAACagattaataattgtaatagaactctaaatcaattgattcccTCTGAAAATTTAAGTCGTAAAAGTTCTGTCAATTTGATATATCAAAAAACATTAACATTAATGGCTTTAATAGAGTTTAATCATCACTACCAGAATATAGAGTTAAGGAATTTAACAAAAGGTAATAGAACTACCttcaatgatttaaaaagtgAATTagcaaaaaacaaaattaaattcgaTCCAAGGTGTTTAGAGAAATCTAAAGTTACAATGATTCAAGATTTTCAATCAAAGATATCTCCAATAATAAAGATTccaaattttcaattgaatgaaTCTGAAAGATTAGAAACtgttttagaattattatttattgaaattcatcaattatttaaaaatgaaacaataTCTGTCCATAGCATTGGAaccaaaaaatcaaataataatgataataataataataatacaaagaTTAAGGCTGATTACATATACAGTTATGTTGATGTAATATCAATAAGTCCAGATGAAActttaaatctaattttaaGTTGTGAACCTTCGAAAATACCATTGCTAAAACCAAATGGTATAGGTGAATTATCAGATAATTATACAGGAGAAAAAGAATACCAAATAGTAAATAAACCATTAATTTTCGATGACTTTAGAGCTCAAGTTGAAAATGGAATTAATGCACTTAATGGGATTAATAGTGCAAAAGATGGAACTTTTGAAGGTTtcgataaaattaaaatgaatgaaGCAATTGAAGTTGTCCAAATAAGTCGTCAAACTAAATTTATAACTGTTGAACTAATCATTCATGGTAATAGAAATAAACTGGAAGAAATTTCAGTAGgtgatatattattattcaaagtAATAGGCTTAGATGGCACAAAATTTACATTTGGAATAGTAAGAAAAACTTCAAATTTAATGCAAGGTAGCCTACATCAACAATCAATAGTTTGCGATTTGTTATATTCAAATCCAACACACTTTTTTACTAAGTCATTAAATTCAAGTACTCAATCATCAAttcattataataaaatttcaaatagtGTAACATTCATTAGAAGCATTCAAGAATTTAAGGCATCaccatttattaaaaatcttATTTTTAATCCAGGGtgcaataataatttgaaccaaaaaatgatgaaattccCACCAACCTTGGAAACAATTtgtaaagaaaaattaaatgaatcacAACTTAATGCTATTAAATCATCTTTAGTTGAGAGTGGTATAACATTGATTCAAGGTCCACCAGGTACAGGTAAAACCACAACCATCAATTATTTACTTTCAGTTTTATTAGCTATTGACAAAAAGTTCAAAATTTTGGTATGTGGTCCTTCACATGCATCAGTAGATGAAGTTGCAAAAAgatgtttaaaaaatctattaaatAGTGATGGTCAAATATTTAAACCAAACATGGTTAGAACTGgcagaaaagaaaaaatatcaCCAGAATGTCAAAAAATTTctcttaaaaataaaaattcatcaAGAAGAATTAACCTCATCAAATCAGCGTCTATTGTTTTCTCAACTTTAGCTGGAAGTGGTTCAAAGGCTATTTTTGAAAACTTTTCTCCAGATATTGTTTTGATTGATGAATCTACGCAATCTTCAGAACCAACCTCAATTATTCCACTATCATTAGGTTCTGttaaaaagttaattttAGTTGGTGATCCAGTTCAATTGCCACCAACTATTTTTTCCAAACAAGGTGCTGACTGtggtttaaaaatatcattatttgaaagaTTAGCCAAATCGATCGATgtccaatttttaaatacacAATATCGTATGCATCCAGTGACATCAAAATTCATATCTGAAGAATTCTATAACGGAACTTTAAAAGATGGTGAAAACGTTTCAATAGATTCCTATAACAATTGTAAATTCCATTTCGATCCTTCATTTGGACCgatgaaattttttgatttaccaaaatcaaatcaaaaagttattaaaaaatccaTAATGAATCaagatgaaattgataagGTATTTACTTTAATAAAGGAactaattgaaaaatatccAGAATGTAAAAAGCTATCATTTGGTATAATTACTCCCTATAAATTACAAATGAATCAAATCAAAGAACAACTAAATAGATCTGAACatcataatttaaatatttcagtTTCAACAATTGATGGTGTTCAAGGTTCAGAAAAAGATATCATCATTATGTCATGTGTAAGATCAATCGAAAAATTTGGTATTGGTTTCCTCTCAGATCGTAGACGTATCAATGTAGCACTAACAAGAGCCAAGTTAGGTTTATACGTTATTGGTACCTATAAGGTTTTAGCAAAAGATAATACTTGggaaaaatttttaatacacacaacaattgattttgatcatatatataaatcaaatcaaataaataataattcaaatcaatcaattcaaaacTCTGATCaagacaacaacaaagataatcatgatgataataatgatgatagtgatgaACAAAGTGAAGATGAATTTTTTGTTGTACCCAAGGGTGGAAATGATGAGGAGGATGACTTCTATGATGAAGAAATGGATaacaatgatgatgatgaaatggATAACAATGACGATGATGAAATGGGTAAcaataaccaaaaaaaataa